From a single Aneurinibacillus sp. REN35 genomic region:
- a CDS encoding sigma-54 interaction domain-containing protein → MPADIHIGSLLDSFSIGFCYLARDTFEYNNVIEKWFFEKGWTPDQLSDRLRKWAADGDFFQRADHFLWEGRLLPEPHGFAWLVFPWETRESHVAAEYEHLYAELKSIIAAAYDEIFVTDGEGYTVRVNGACERNYGLKAEEMVGKHVNELVSAGIFSRSATLDVIAHQKRINLVQETQNGRRLLVTATPVFAQDNRLIRVVSNSRDITELLNLREQLDQLQERVETYEETLQLREEASGMKLTVRSPAMLSILTKIEKVAKVDSTVLLLGESGVGKTHLARFLHNMSPRKQAPFLSVNCSAFPESLIESELFGYERGAFSGAHEKGKKGLFEAADGGTLLLDEIGELPLSMQAKLLNVLQEKQFFRIGGTTSIQVNVRIIAATNQDLKKKVEEKTFRNDLYYRLNVIPITVPSLRERKEDIVPLSMRFLEEFKETYGIEKKLSYTAAEELRRAKWPGNIRELRNFLERIIVTVDEAMITAEHVTSVLYDDEHTAPPQPSDDLTLKEQLERYEGQIVRQAYESCKSTYKLAETLGISQSSAMRKVNKYVKE, encoded by the coding sequence ATGCCAGCGGATATCCACATCGGATCGCTGCTCGATAGCTTCTCGATCGGATTCTGCTATCTGGCACGCGATACGTTTGAGTACAACAATGTAATTGAAAAGTGGTTTTTCGAGAAGGGATGGACCCCTGACCAGCTATCTGACCGCCTGCGCAAGTGGGCGGCAGATGGCGATTTTTTTCAGCGGGCGGATCACTTTCTCTGGGAGGGAAGACTATTGCCCGAGCCGCACGGCTTCGCATGGCTTGTCTTTCCATGGGAGACCCGGGAAAGTCACGTTGCTGCAGAGTATGAACACCTGTATGCAGAACTAAAAAGCATTATTGCTGCAGCGTATGACGAGATTTTTGTAACCGACGGAGAAGGGTATACGGTTCGTGTCAACGGAGCTTGTGAACGGAACTATGGACTAAAAGCTGAAGAAATGGTCGGAAAGCATGTGAACGAGCTTGTATCTGCAGGCATCTTCTCACGGTCCGCTACGCTTGATGTGATTGCGCATCAGAAGCGAATCAATCTTGTGCAGGAAACGCAAAACGGACGCAGATTATTAGTTACAGCTACCCCCGTATTCGCACAGGACAATCGATTGATTCGTGTCGTCAGCAATTCACGCGACATCACAGAGCTTCTGAACCTGCGTGAACAGCTCGACCAACTGCAAGAGCGCGTAGAAACCTACGAGGAAACGCTTCAACTGCGTGAAGAAGCATCCGGTATGAAGCTAACCGTACGCAGTCCGGCGATGCTTAGTATTCTAACTAAAATCGAAAAAGTTGCCAAAGTTGACAGCACCGTGCTGCTGCTTGGAGAATCAGGCGTCGGGAAAACCCATCTGGCACGCTTTCTCCATAACATGAGCCCACGCAAGCAGGCACCTTTTCTTTCTGTTAACTGCAGTGCTTTTCCCGAGTCGCTCATTGAATCAGAGCTGTTCGGATATGAACGCGGCGCATTTTCAGGCGCGCATGAAAAAGGAAAAAAAGGACTATTTGAAGCGGCAGACGGAGGAACGTTGCTTCTAGATGAAATCGGCGAACTACCGCTGTCAATGCAAGCCAAGCTGTTGAATGTCCTACAAGAAAAGCAGTTTTTCCGAATTGGAGGTACCACTTCCATTCAGGTAAACGTACGCATTATCGCAGCGACGAACCAAGATTTAAAGAAAAAAGTCGAAGAGAAAACATTTCGAAATGATTTGTATTATCGGCTGAATGTAATTCCTATCACTGTTCCGTCACTTCGTGAAAGAAAGGAAGATATCGTGCCGCTCTCCATGCGTTTTCTTGAAGAATTCAAAGAAACGTATGGAATTGAAAAAAAGCTGAGTTATACTGCTGCTGAAGAATTGCGGCGTGCTAAGTGGCCGGGCAATATTCGGGAGCTGCGCAACTTCCTGGAGCGAATTATCGTCACAGTCGATGAGGCGATGATTACGGCTGAGCATGTAACAAGTGTGCTGTATGATGATGAACATACCGCGCCACCACAACCGTCAGACGACCTGACACTCAAGGAACAGTTAGAGAGGTATGAAGGCCAGATCGTTCGCCAGGCGTACGAATCATGCAAAAGCACATACAAGCTGGCGGAAACGCTTGGCATTAGCCAATCAAGCGCCATGCGCAAAGTCAATAAATACGTAAAGGAATAA
- a CDS encoding SMI1/KNR4 family protein, translating to MESRIEEFIPGLLIIGFDGGDTAYCIDDRNNEKIFVQVPFIGMDSSEVKRCGDSFTEFFSFLYNTKLR from the coding sequence ATGGAAAGTAGAATCGAAGAGTTTATACCTGGTTTATTGATAATTGGCTTTGACGGTGGTGATACAGCATATTGTATCGATGACAGAAATAATGAAAAAATTTTTGTTCAAGTCCCTTTCATTGGAATGGATTCTAGTGAGGTAAAGAGATGCGGGGATAGTTTTACAGAGTTTTTTAGCTTTTTATACAATACCAAATTACGTTAG